gccggtttacctgcagataatcaatacaagcatatattgtgcataaatttaaacatgatgaaaGTTCCCGTTAGACCATGACTGATATCTTTGGATGGTTAAGATGACGTCCTCataccatgatgtcctgggccatggagcgtataataaaggattcgcaggccatgaaatgatgctctcgggctatgagaatgatgcctccgaaccatgatgcctttgaataatgatatgcaaaagattaaaaacgggtcctcaggccatgatatggtgttctcgggctatgaaaatggtgcctctaaaCAATGACGTCTTCagatgatttggcgatctttcagcccatgagatgcagtaggtggcgatctttcagccgatgagcTGCAATGGGTAgcgatctttcagctatgcaaatgtagataaggtggcgatctttcagccgatgcaaatgtaaataaggtggcgatctttcagccgatgcgaaaggtggcaatctttcagtcATGCAAATGTAAGTAaggtggcgatttttcagccatgcaaatgtaaataaggtggcgatctttcagccatgcaaatgtaactaaggtggcgatctttcagccaatgtaAATGTAAGTAAGGTGACGATCTTTCAggcatgcaaatgtaaaggtggcgatctttcagccatgcaaatgtaaataaggtggcgatctttaagCAAATGCAAATATaagtaaggtggcgatctttcagccaatgcaaatgtaaataaggtggcgatctttcagccaatgcaaatgtaagtaaggtggcaatctttcagccatgaaaatgtagaggtgacgatctttcagccatgcaaatataaataaggtgacgatctttcagccaatgcaaatgtaagtaaggtggtgatctttcagccaatgcaaatgtaagtaaggtggcgatcttttagtcATGCAAATGTaagtaaggtggcgatctttcagccatgcagatggaggtagagcttaacctcggaaggcagaatggtagccttatgcaatgtaagaaaatgcagatggaggtagagcttaacctcggaaggcagaatgttagccttatgcaatgcaagaaaaaatgcagatggagacagtgcttagtctcggaaggtagaatgttagctttatgcaatgcaagaaaaatgcagatggagacagtgcttagtctcggaaggaagaatggtagctttatacaggaagtaaaaagggcaaacggcaatagagttttcttagctgatagcggattgcggtatcgtgattgctggggatattgtgcctgctggggacactgttgtgtgcggatagcagttgcgagAGAGTGCAATGGTTTGGAGAGTTGTATTcttgaactttgtgagtgagagtattgtatatttgatgattttgcaactcaagtgcctgtatccaaagaaaaatcacgagttttgtaaagggggaggttaTTTCGTATCCCAGctagctctgcttgacctgctcgacttTAATCTagtgatactgtacgtatcattggggtagcattgctaaacaaagcgatttcagaaataaacaagcatgattttgtaaaaaatacgacataagtgtataatcaagaacaacttttagatgaaccggcgactgtgacatggttcaagacacGCAACCTCtcttgttacggaattttgagggtcctcctcaaaattctaccccagtttaatgggttgatgcttctgactgCTGCTGGCAATAGCcggctgaaatcaacttcggaattttgagggtcctcctcaaaattctgccctagtttccaattgcgggggaaatgaaatttttattgaattgtgaccgaacccatagggcttcctATGTATCGACTCTTGAACgtgaatcaggtcaggcatagttcaatttacatcatatgggaaagcataaagattacacatagtaacgtttGACTGAATCTGATTGATCGGCTTTgaccagacttctccgtccatttctgcaagtttgagggctcctcctgttagaacttggtgaactatgtatggaccctaccagttgggagaggacttccctttggcttcatcttgatgcggggaaattttcttcaacaccaattgtcccggtgtgaactgtcttagcttgactcttttgttgaaggctttggaaattctgttctgataaagttgaccatggtaaactgcattcattctctttccatatataagggctagttgctgataacaacttttcacccattctatgtcgtcgagctcagcttcctgtatgatccttagtaaggaatttctacctcagtgggaatgatagcctctgtaccataaaccagcatataggggttgccccggttgatgtgcggactatggtgcagtatcccaataaagaaaatgatagcttctcgtgccactgcttatgcttctctattatttttattagtatcttcttgatattcttattggtggTTTCGatagctccgttcatctgaggtctgtagccTGTAGAATTCTTATGTTTGTTCTTGAAGgtctcacacatggctttcatcaggtcactattgagattggaaccattatcagtgatgatgaCTCCggaatcccgaaccgacaaacatTGCGGTTGTGGACAAAgtttgccacgactttcttagtaactgctctgtaagatgctgcttcgaaccatttggtgaaatagtcgattgctactaggataaaactgtgcccgttggaagcggcaggcccaataacatccattccctaggcggcgaGCAActatggcgagcttgttgcattaagatCATTCGGAGTTATccttatcatatctgcatgtatctagtagcggtggcattttcggacatactggatgcagtccgtctccatagacatccagaagtaaccagctcagagtatcttctttgctaagacaaagccattcatatgtggactgcaGGTCCCAACGTGAATTTTCTCTAGTAGCTTgaatgcttcctttgcgtcaacacaccttagtaatcccaaatccggagtcctcctatacaagatttctccgctatgaaagaaattgttagacagccttcgaagtgtgcgcttctgagtagtgtTCGCAAATTCTGGGTATTCTCtgtttgccaaatattccttgatatcatgaaaccaaggctttccatctgatTCTTCTTTGACATGAGCATAgcaagctggctgatcatagatctttaccagaatgggatcaatgaagttcttgtttaGATGCTGCATCATGGAtaatagggtagccaatgcatcgacaaactcattctggactctaggaacatgctggaactttgtCTTTGCGAcactctttctcaattcctatacatgatgcagataagggagtatcttggagttcttggtcgcctattcttctcggacctgatgtataagcaaatcTGAATCCCTCAGTACTAGccactcttggatgttcatgtcaatggccatcttgagccctaagatgcaggcttcgtactcggtcATGTTCTTGGATCAAggaaacctgagtttggcagacaccggaaaatgctggccggtttctgatattaggactgctcctatgccgactcttttgaaatttgtttcTACGTCGAAAAATATTCTACAACCTTCATAGGAttttgcaatatcttctcctatgaatgatacctcttcattaggaaaatacgtttttaggggttcgtattctctgtccacggggttttcagcaagatgatctgctagTGCATGTCTCTTGATTGCCTTctaagttacgtagacaatgtcaaaatcactcaacaagattttccacttggctagctttctagtgggcatgggcttctggaagatgtacttgaAAGGattcatccttgatatgagatatgtagtataggcacagaagtagtccctcagcttctgagctacctaagttaaagcacaacaggtgcgctctagcAAAGAATACTaggcctcgtacggggtaaacttcttactaaggtaatggatggcctgctccttcctccccgtttcatcatgttgccctagaACATAATCGAACGatccatccaatactgcgaggtagagtaatagaggtctacctgactcaggcgggaccaagactgctggtgttgacaggtactccttgattctgtcgaaggccctttggcaatcatcagtccatttggtagcagcctccttcttcaacatcttaaagattggctcacagatgactgTAGATTatgctatgaaccgactgatatagttaagtctcccaagaaactcatcacgtccttcttgttctttggcggtggcaattcctaaatagctttgacctttgatggatccagttctattcctcggtgacttacaatgaacccaagtagttttccgacaGGAACCCCAAAtacacattttgcgggattcagttttaggttgtaccttctcagtctattgaagaacttcctcaaatcttccatgtgatcagtggctttcttggacttgatgataacatcatctacatatcctcgatctccttgtgtatcatatcgtggaaaatggtggtcatagccctcatgtaggtggccccagcattctttaatccaaacgacatcatcttgtaatagtacatcccccacggcgtaatgaaagccgttttctcaacatcttcttcatccatccagatctgatgataacccacaaaacaatctacaaatgaccgtaactcatgcttggcgcaattttcgatcaggatgtgtatgtttggcaaggggaagtcgtcttttggactgtcCCGGTTGAGATCCctgtagtcgacatagactctaactttcccgtccttctttggtaccggcacgatgttggctaaccacgtcggatattctactaccctgagaaccttggctttgatctgcttagtgacttcttctttgattttcaaactcatatcacgcttgaactttctgagtttttgctttacctATGGACATGTCAGATTAGTTGGCAGTTTGtgtgccacaatagatgtactcaggccattcatgtcatcatatgactaggcaaatatgtcctcatattcctttagaaattctgtgtactcttccttttctgatggtgacaaatgaacgctgatTCATGTTTTTTTGACGTTcactgcatctcccaggttaataatctcagtctcgtccaggctggacttaggtctgttctcaaaattctcaacttctttaacaatttCTTCTGGTATTTTATCTTCCTCTGAATTtgtgtccgtttgttgcattgtctcgttgcatgtcacagtcattggttcatcaagataggtaatagtaatgatgtataagtaaagcaataagagaaaataataagagtaagatttatagggaaaatcgaaatgctttgaaaaattccataactgttttgagcATTGAAGATATTATTGCAAAATTTTAAAATGtgaaaggaaagtcaactagtaaaaatgaaagatagtgcatgatgcttgttcagccttgctaccccgaggcttttcgAGCTGTGGTGGTTCTAATgttccagttattgaggcatgctcctttACTTACTGCccgtatggaagggccttcctccccctcctcctcaaaaacaacacaacaatccatatcattgtcttccaggaacaaattctttactgctgccagtgcttcctcttcttatgacccatagataacatcgactGGATGGAAAGTCTGcttcaaatgtggtattggctgctccagcggatagtaagggccgcgccatggtggcgaccagttgttgaattcctcccaagtatactcatatcccagaccgaagatGGTGCCAtatttctttagtttgataggcttagcgattccttggaggttcttcccAAGTCCCTTACCAGGTTCGTATCCGCTCCAATtgaatatgctttctattttattgTCCTATCATTTGTCCTTGTCGACGACGTTGACtcactcgatgtggtgataggtctccCTACCTATCTTTCTTCTGCCTCCAATTGTTGGGATGGTctagcgactgtatatgggattgctaccgtcgccgtgaatgatcacctcttagtGGTTCtactcaaatttcaccgcctaatgtagtgttgatgctacgaccccagcggcatgaatccacggtcgtccgAACAAAAAATTGTAAGATGCCgacacgtctatcacttgaaaatcaatatCGAACCAAGTAggtcccatttgcaaacacaggctgatttctccaatggtggacctttcggaaccatcgaaagctttgatGTTGATGGCCCCATACTTTATCTCATGTATCCGCTTTCCTAATGTCCTgggtgttaccagcggacaaatgttgaggttggaccctccatcaatcaggattctggtgataaaataatcttcgcattgcacggtgttGTGCAACACCTTATTTTGACtaaacccttctggtggcaactcagcttcatgaaaagtgatcttgtgactttccaatacctgccctaccatgtttgccatctaTCCTCTGGtaatgttgcttggtacatatgccccactcagcacctttaacagagcattcttgtgtgcctcagaatattgtagcaaagcaagtatggagatctgcgccggtgttttgttcagctgattgatgaccgagtattccttagcttgtatctttctccaaagaacGTTTGGACCCATCTCAATGATGGGCGactgattggaggcctgcttgctagACTCAACTAGGTGTTCCGGGGTATAGACCCttccagttcttgtcataccctatgcggCAATAGTTTCCTCGAACATAACCTTGCCTTTGCTCCTTGCCTCATCTGTATAGTCTTATGGTATCGCCTTTGTGTGAAATGGTGTCACGGATGACATCGCTactgggatcggcgtggctatctTCACCCCGAATGGAGCATgtcccttgggtggtaaaactgcaacttcgaatGGTTTAGGTGCATTTGCTGGTGATATAAATTCGAACTCAATCGGCGTTGGCATCTTTGCAGAGGAaagtgcttcaaactcaagtggcatggGCATATTTACCTCGGCGTCCCCAGATGGCtaaatctggactatgattggattaagggtaactattggcttctttgggtcatcaccttctgcgatcaacccgatcgatccctcgggatcccaatcatcctcaatttcaatcatgtgaacgcctccacccttatggtctggcagagggttgttgcggacttTCAGAGCGGGTTCCTTTTCACGATAATTTTGTTGTTAATCAGAGCCTGGATCTTGTCCTTCAGggagcgacattcatcgatggtgtgtcctttcatgccggaatggtatgcacaggatttgtttggattaacccactgagaagggttcttaaGAGTTATAGCGGGgataagggtgacataaccaacagctattagtctctcgtacaactggtcaatgggttcggcaatggctatatactgtttaggaggtctgtggtcaaaatttggtcaaggtctagggaagttttggcgtgtaagAGGTGATGGatggtgggatggttgagcattataggcttggtaaacatgtgcgggttgggaatatctgggtgaagtaggttgatatgtaggaggtgcaggtgattgataagtgggtgacggagtttggt
This genomic stretch from Nicotiana sylvestris chromosome 9, ASM39365v2, whole genome shotgun sequence harbors:
- the LOC138877847 gene encoding uncharacterized protein, which gives rise to MAIDMNIQEWLVLRDSDLLIHQELRKSVAKTKFQHVPRVQNEFVDALATLLSMMQHLNKNFIDPILVKIYDQPACYAHVKEESDGKPWFHDIKEYLANREYPEFANTTQKRTLRRLSNNFFHSGEILYRRTPDLGLLRCVDAKEAFKLLEKIHVGTCSPHMNGFVLAKKIL